A region of the Prevotella melaninogenica genome:
AAATTGTAATCCATCTTCCATGTGCCACTTGTTGGCAACAAAAGTGGTGCACTTCCTTCTATCGTGAAGGTCGAAGGATTACCAGCTTCATCTTGGTTTAGATTGATGACAAACGTACTAAAATCGAGTAGGTCTGTCAATGTCTTTGTACGGGCATTCGCCTCATCAGTTTGCAGAACAGAGTTAACAACCCACTTACCGCCAATCTTTTCGCTCAGCGTTATCGGTGCTGTGAAACTTCCGTCATCAACTGTAGAACATCCCGTGAACGCCATTGCCGTAGAAAAGAGTAGCCCAATAGCGAACAAATTATCTCTGATTGTTCTCATAGTGAATCTTGTTTTTAGTTATTGAATTTTTACTTTTGTTGATTATTTCTTTATTGGCAAAGTTAGTTATCATTATTCATTAAGTAAAGAAAACTGATAATTGTATAAACGTAAATTAGCTATATTGAATCATAAATAACTGATAATCAAACTATCTCTATTATCGTATAGAGCAAATAATATAACTTGAATATTACCTTTTTAGCCCTTTCTTAGCCTCAAAACAACAAACTTTCAGCTAAAAGAAATGCAATTATTAACATTTAACTCAAGGCTTTCATTAGATCACAAAAATATAGTTTTTATTACTATGGTATTCATTTTAATACTTCAAACCTTACAGACAAGGTATAGAAAAATCATTACATAATTTCAAATAAAACCTCTATAAATAAGGACAAAAACACACATAATGAGTAGGTTTGTAACCAACAGGAAATCAGTTGGTTATAAAGTAGTATAAGAAAAGGTGCTTAATTGGACTTCAAAAGGGCGTTAGTTAGACCTCAAAAGGGCATCTTTTGCAAGTCAATTAGGCGTCTTTTAAAAGCCAAAAGAGCATGTATTAGTTTTGAACTACGTAAAAATAGTTTACAAATACCAACTAATAAGGGAATAAATAGTTTGTAGAAGAAAAATAAATATGCTAATGGATAGACCTAATTATTTATTTTACTTATGTGCATTATAGCTTTAAACTAATCCCACTTTGAAAGACCATCTGATTTGAGATATTAATACCATACAAGTGTATAAGCCTTTATTCTATTTACAATCCATGTACTTAGCAGAATAGAGAACAAAAAGATAGAGCCTGTCTCACGACAAGCTCTATCTTCTTTAATTAACTTATAAAATGCGTCTAATTAAATCTATATTACTTAAATTACCCAAATAACAAATATATATACCAAATATCATTCT
Encoded here:
- a CDS encoding DUF5004 domain-containing protein — its product is MRTIRDNLFAIGLLFSTAMAFTGCSTVDDGSFTAPITLSEKIGGKWVVNSVLQTDEANARTKTLTDLLDFSTFVINLNQDEAGNPSTFTIEGSAPLLLPTSGTWKMDYNFTKSDNTPSRLLLNDGKAETALTVTAVPGNTKTLEYRLTRKTNGQPFVSYTYNLTQAVK